A region from the Felis catus isolate Fca126 chromosome F1, F.catus_Fca126_mat1.0, whole genome shotgun sequence genome encodes:
- the PIGR gene encoding polymeric immunoglobulin receptor, which yields MKLFFFTCLLVVFPVVSMKSPIFGPQEVSSVEGGSASITCYYPATSVNRHTRKYWCRQGAKGRCTTLISSEGYISKDYEGRAKLTNFPENSTFVVNIGHLTRNDSGRYKCGLGISSRGLNFDVSLEVGQGPGAGDDTEVYIADLGRTVTINCPFKSENSEKRKSVCKKTGQLCVLVIDSNGYVNPNYSNRAVIDIDGTSQVTFSFVIKRIRLSDAGIYVCQAGDDSSNDKHNVDLQVLKPEPELLYGDLRGSVTFGCALGSEVASVSKFLCRMSNEEDCDVVINTLGKKSKDFEGRILLTPRDQGFFSVHITGLRKEDAGYYLCGAHSDGQPHEGSPTQIWQLFVNEETTMPQSPSVVKGVVGGSVAVLCPYNPKEADSLKYWCRWENTPNGRCQQLVESEGLVNEQYEGRLALYKEPGNGTYTVLLNQLTNEDAGFYWCLTSGDTRWRSTVELKIVEGEPSLKAPKNVTAWVGETFKLPCHFPCKYYSYEKYWCKWSNKGCKTLPTQDDGPSQAFVNCDQKSQIISLTLNPVAKEDEGWYWCGVKEGHRYGETMAVYVAVEERVRGSQDVSQVRAAPGEEEVESSVRKTENKVIQDPRLSVEDRPVKDTGDPAGESRASADTDSSAEQGRSSKVLVSTLVPLGLVLALGAVVVGVLRARHRKNVDRISVRSYRTDISMSDFENSREFGANDNMGASQVTQETSLGGKDEFSATTGNTMETEEPKKPKRSSKEEADMAYTAFLLQTNNMAADVQGAPSEA from the exons ATGAAGCTCTTCTTCTTCACCTGCCTGCTGGTGGTTTTCCCAG TGGTCTCTATGAAGAGTCCCATATTTGGTCCCCAGGAGGTGAGCAGTGTGGAAGGTGGCTCAGCATCCATCACATGCTACTATCCGGCCACCTCTGTCAATCGGCATACCCGGAAGTACTGGTGCCGGCAGGGAGCCAAGGGCCGCTGCACAACCCTCATCTCTTCGGAGGGCTACATCTCCAAGGATTATGAGGGCAGAGCCAAGCTCACCAACTTCCCCGAGAACAGCACATTTGTGGTCAACATTGGCCATCTCACCCGGAATGACTCTGGACGCTACAAGTGTGGTCTGGGCATTAGTAGCCGAGGCCTCAACTTTGATGTGAGCCTGGAGGTCGGCCAGG GTCCTGGGGCCGGAGATGACACTGAAGTCTACATAGCTGACTTGGGCAGAACAGTGACCATTAACTGCCCTTTCAAGTCCGAAAATTCTGAGAAAAGGAAGTCTGTGTGCAAGAAGACAGGCCAGCTCTGTGTCCTAGTCATTGACTCCAATGGGTATGTGAACCCCAACTATAGCAACAGAGCAGTCATCGATATTGATGGTACCAGTCAAGTAACGTTCAGTTTCGTTATCAAACGAATCCGGCTCAGCGATGCTGGGATATACGTCTGCCAGGCTGGGGATGATTCCAGTAATGATAAGCACAATGTTGACCTCCAAGTGCTGAAGCCTGAGCCTGAACTGCTTTATGGAGACCTGAGGGGCTCAGTGACTTTTGGCTGTGCCCTGGGCTCTGAGGTGGCAAGTGTGTCCAAATTTCTGTGCCGAATGAGCAATGAGGAAGACTGCGACGTGGTCATCAACACCCTGGGGAAGAAGTCTAAGGATTTTGAGGGCAGGATCCTGCTCACTCCCAGGGACCAAGGCTTCTTCAGTGTGCATATCACCGGCCTGAGGAAAGAGGATGCAGGGTACTACCTGTGTGGAGCCCACTCTGATGGCCAACCTCATGAAGGCTCACCCACTCAGATATGGCAACTCTTTGTCAATGAAG AGACCACGATGCCCCAGAGTCCCTCTGTGGTGAAAGGTGTGGTCGGAGGCTCCGTGGCAGTGCTTTGCCCCTACAACCCTAAGGAAGCAGATAGCCTAAAGTACTGGTGTCGCTGGGAAAACACTCCAAATGGCCGCTGCCAGCAGCTGGTAGAGAGTGAGGGGCTGGTTAATGAACAGTATGAGGGCAGGCTCGCGCTATACAAAGAGCCAGGCAATGGCACCTATACAGTCCTACTCAACCAGCTTACCAATGAGGACGCTGGCTTCTACTGGTGTCTGACCAGTGGCGATACTCGCTGGAGGTCCACAGTGGAGCTCAAGATTGTCGAAG gaGAACCGAGCCTCAAGGCACCCAAGAACGTCACTGCTTGGGTGGGAGAGACTTTCAAGCTCCCCTGCCACTTCCCGTGCAAATACTACTCCTATGAGAAATACTGGTGCAAGTGGAGTAACAAAGGGTGCAAGACCCTGCCCACCCAAGATGATGGCCCCAGCCAGGCCTTCGTGAACTGTGACCAGAAGAGCCAGATAATTTCCCTGACCCTGAACCCAGTTGCCAAGGAGGATGAAGGCTGGTACTGGTGCGGGGTGAAGGAAGGCCACCGATACGGGGAGACCATGGCTGTCTATGTGGCAGTCGAGGAGAGGGTAAGGG GGTCCCAAGATGTCAGCCAAGTGAGGGCTGCTCCTGGTGAAGAGGAAGTAGAGTCAAGTGTCAGGaagactgagaacaaagtgaTTCAGGATCCCAGGCTTTCTGTGGAGGACAGACCAGTGAAGGATACTGGAGACCCCGCTGGTGAGAGCAGAGCATCCGCAGACACGGACAG CTCTGCAGAACAAGGCAGGAGCTCCAAAGTTCTTGTCTCTACCCTAGTGCCCCTGGGCCTGGTGCTGGCACTGGGGGCCGTGGTAGTGGGGGTGCTCAGAGCACGGCACAGGAAGAATGTTG ACCGGATTTCGGTTAGAAGCTACAGGACAGACATTAGCATGTCGGACTTCGAGAACTCCAGGGAATT